From Acidobacteriota bacterium, one genomic window encodes:
- a CDS encoding site-2 protease family protein, protein MKWSWKIGEYAGIGVYIHATFLLIIGYFAIVHWKAGGPGAALSGVLFILALFVCIVLHEFGHALTARRYGIATRDITLLPIGGVARLERMPEDPWQELWVALAGPAVNIVISLALAAVLTVTDQWGALDRIAFDQLTFGSFLPILMAVNLILAGFNMLPAFPMDGGRVLRALLAMRMDYLRATQIASGLGQGMAFLFGFIGLYSWNPFLLFVALFVWMGAQQEASLVGMRSAMGGIPVSHSMVTKFRTLSPYDSLGQAVDEILAGSQQDFPVVESDRVVGVLTRSDLLVALAKQGLSTPVSSVMRRDFQMVEATEMLELAFARLQKCKCRTMPVIRNGRLSGLLTMENVGEFLSIHSALNQAKRGLKHSVFES, encoded by the coding sequence ATGAAGTGGTCCTGGAAAATCGGAGAATACGCGGGCATCGGGGTCTACATCCATGCGACCTTCCTGCTGATCATCGGCTATTTCGCCATTGTCCACTGGAAGGCGGGAGGGCCCGGAGCGGCCCTGTCGGGAGTCCTCTTCATTCTTGCCCTGTTCGTCTGCATCGTGCTTCACGAGTTCGGTCACGCCCTGACCGCCCGCAGGTACGGGATCGCCACCCGGGATATCACGCTCCTGCCCATCGGGGGAGTGGCCCGCCTGGAGCGGATGCCGGAGGACCCCTGGCAGGAACTTTGGGTGGCGTTGGCCGGCCCGGCCGTCAACATCGTCATTTCGTTGGCGCTGGCCGCGGTGCTGACGGTAACCGATCAGTGGGGGGCTCTGGATCGTATCGCCTTCGATCAACTCACTTTCGGTTCGTTTCTGCCGATTCTGATGGCGGTCAACCTCATTCTGGCCGGTTTCAACATGCTGCCGGCCTTCCCTATGGACGGCGGCAGGGTGTTGCGGGCCCTGCTGGCCATGAGGATGGACTACCTGCGGGCCACCCAGATCGCCTCCGGCCTCGGTCAGGGCATGGCCTTTCTGTTTGGATTCATCGGACTCTATTCCTGGAATCCTTTCCTGTTGTTCGTGGCCCTGTTCGTCTGGATGGGAGCCCAGCAGGAAGCATCCCTGGTGGGGATGAGGTCGGCCATGGGCGGGATTCCGGTAAGCCATTCCATGGTCACCAAGTTTCGCACGCTTTCTCCCTACGACTCCCTGGGCCAGGCAGTGGACGAGATTCTGGCCGGCTCTCAGCAGGACTTTCCGGTGGTTGAGAGCGACCGGGTGGTAGGAGTCCTGACACGATCCGACCTGCTGGTCGCCTTGGCCAAGCAGGGCTTGAGCACCCCGGTGTCCTCGGTAATGCGGCGGGATTTTCAAATGGTGGAGGCCACCGAAATGCTGGAGCTGGCTTTTGCCCGTCTGCAAAAGTGCAAGTGCCGCACCATGCCCGTGATCCGAAACGGTCGCCTGTCGGGTCTGTTGACCATGGAGAACGTGGGTGAGTTTCTCAGCATTCATTCCGCCCTGAACCAGGCCAAGCGAGGACTCAAGCACAGCGTCTTCGAATCCTGA
- a CDS encoding DUF512 domain-containing protein: MPENRSTTGVAVDRVEEGSIAQEVGIEPGDRLLSIDRREVKDALDFRYLSSLVDRELTLSVAKKSGELWDIEIEKEEDEDLGLELEPIQTRICKNNCIFCFVHQLPRGKQVRRTLRVKDEDFRLSFLFGHYLTLTNLSEKDFQRIFEQRLSPLYVSVHATEPGLRQYLLQNRKPDDLLGNMRRLIQGGIRLHTQIVLMPGINDGAHLERSIADLLEFYPQVMTLSIVPVGLTDHRQGLPRLTPVDADYARKTIAHVSAIQERIRESHGTPFCFLGDEFFIMASQAIPPRSHYGDFPLVENGVGMVRTFLDEFHREMENRWEPPTASIRGTVATGRIFHPILKNCIERMNAALGTDLRCELVENRYFGGGITVAGLLTGSDIFACLNGRVHGDFVVIPSESMTGEDGLFLDDWVRADLEERLGVPVRGGGFHLNEFFEAILQGAETGMEANPVRAGR, from the coding sequence ATGCCCGAAAACCGGTCCACTACGGGAGTCGCCGTCGATAGGGTGGAAGAAGGCTCCATCGCTCAGGAAGTGGGCATCGAACCGGGCGACCGCCTGCTGTCCATCGACCGCCGTGAAGTGAAAGATGCCCTGGACTTCCGCTACTTGAGCTCATTGGTCGATCGGGAACTGACTCTCTCGGTGGCCAAGAAATCCGGAGAGCTTTGGGATATCGAGATTGAAAAGGAAGAGGACGAAGACCTGGGTCTCGAGCTCGAGCCCATCCAGACCCGGATCTGCAAGAACAACTGCATCTTCTGCTTCGTGCACCAACTGCCGCGCGGCAAGCAGGTTCGCCGCACCTTGAGGGTCAAGGACGAGGACTTCCGGCTCTCATTCCTGTTCGGCCACTACCTGACCCTCACCAACCTCTCCGAAAAGGACTTTCAGCGGATATTCGAGCAGCGGCTCTCACCCCTCTATGTTTCCGTCCACGCCACCGAACCCGGGCTGCGCCAATATCTGCTGCAGAACCGCAAGCCCGACGACCTTTTGGGAAACATGCGACGCCTCATTCAGGGCGGCATCCGGCTGCACACCCAGATCGTGTTGATGCCGGGGATCAACGACGGAGCCCACCTGGAAAGAAGCATCGCCGATCTGCTGGAGTTTTATCCCCAGGTGATGACCCTGTCGATCGTCCCGGTCGGACTGACGGACCACCGCCAGGGGTTGCCCCGATTGACGCCGGTCGACGCCGACTATGCCCGCAAGACCATTGCCCATGTCTCCGCCATCCAGGAGCGCATTCGGGAGTCCCACGGCACCCCGTTCTGCTTTCTGGGAGACGAGTTCTTCATCATGGCCTCGCAGGCCATTCCGCCCCGTTCCCACTACGGCGATTTCCCCCTGGTCGAGAACGGGGTGGGCATGGTGCGGACCTTTCTGGACGAGTTCCACCGGGAGATGGAAAACCGGTGGGAGCCGCCCACGGCCTCGATTCGCGGGACGGTTGCGACCGGCAGGATCTTTCATCCGATCCTGAAGAACTGTATTGAAAGAATGAACGCCGCTCTGGGAACCGACCTGCGGTGCGAGCTGGTGGAAAACCGCTACTTCGGCGGCGGGATCACCGTGGCGGGGTTGCTGACGGGGTCGGACATTTTCGCCTGCCTGAACGGCCGGGTTCACGGAGACTTCGTCGTCATTCCCTCCGAATCCATGACGGGGGAAGACGGCCTGTTTCTGGACGACTGGGTGCGGGCGGACCTGGAAGAACGACTGGGCGTGCCCGTGCGGGGCGGCGGCTTCCACCTGAACGAATTCTTCGAGGCTATCCTGCAGGGAGCGGAAACAGGAATGGAAGCAAATCCGGTCAGGGCAGGCCGTTGA